In Methylacidiphilum infernorum V4, a single window of DNA contains:
- a CDS encoding MqnA/MqnD/SBP family protein has protein sequence MNCDVITLGHSPDADDAFMFYALSQKKIPLANYVFKETITDIETLNNLALQEKLDLTALSIHAYCRVADRYLLMNCGASMGEGYGPRLVAKQKFEKKEMVQKKIAVPGLHTSALLGLCLYFGKRAEELDLFVCPFDQVFLAVEKGYADIGLIIHEGQISYVKHGLVLCEDLGRWWREKTGLPLPLGGNALRRSLGRDKCRELQSLVKRSIEWALENRVEALAYARKYSRGVEWPLIDEFVGMYVNARTLDYGVEGKQAIEEFIAQAKALGMVDKGITVEFVE, from the coding sequence ATGAACTGTGATGTGATAACGCTGGGTCATTCTCCCGATGCCGATGATGCCTTTATGTTTTATGCCCTTTCCCAAAAAAAAATACCCCTTGCCAACTACGTTTTTAAGGAAACCATCACCGATATTGAAACATTGAACAATCTTGCATTGCAGGAAAAACTCGATTTAACCGCTTTGTCCATCCATGCCTATTGCAGGGTGGCTGACCGCTACCTGCTTATGAATTGTGGGGCAAGCATGGGTGAAGGTTATGGACCAAGGCTGGTGGCCAAGCAAAAATTTGAAAAAAAAGAGATGGTTCAAAAGAAAATAGCCGTCCCGGGTCTCCATACAAGCGCATTGCTTGGCTTATGCTTATACTTTGGAAAAAGGGCCGAAGAGCTGGACCTTTTTGTTTGTCCCTTTGACCAGGTTTTTTTGGCCGTGGAAAAAGGATATGCCGATATTGGGTTGATTATTCATGAAGGACAAATTTCCTACGTAAAACACGGACTTGTTTTGTGCGAAGACTTAGGCAGGTGGTGGAGAGAAAAAACGGGCCTCCCCTTGCCTTTGGGAGGAAATGCCTTGCGACGGTCCCTTGGCAGGGATAAGTGTAGAGAGCTTCAATCTCTTGTGAAGCGAAGCATTGAGTGGGCCTTGGAAAACCGGGTAGAAGCCCTGGCTTATGCACGAAAATACAGTCGAGGAGTCGAATGGCCCTTGATTGATGAATTCGTGGGGATGTATGTCAATGCAAGGACATTGGATTATGGAGTGGAAGGCAAGCAAGCTATTGAGGAGTTTATTGCTCAAGCAAAAGCCCTGGGAATGGTGGATAAGGGAATAACGGTGGAATTTGTGGAGTAG
- a CDS encoding histone deacetylase family protein, translating into MDLKTAVFCSEKFAQHRPPSGHPESPARITQLLPKLREDFLHSVLWIEPTAAPEQWIQRVHTPQYIERVRKTQKGPMVLLDGGDTFAYGPSYEVALLAVGAALNAVDKVMSKEIKNAFCFVRPPGHHALANAAMGFCLFNTVAIAARYALEKHGLKKVFILDWDVHHGNGTQDIFYEDPQVFYASLHQFPHYPGTGKSTEIGKNEGLGYTLNLCMPRGASDSHYEKAFDEKIIPAIESFKPDMILISAGFDAHKDDPLGEIYLTEQGFEKMTRLIKEAAERHCQGRMISVLEGGYNIESLYKSIKSHLQALLAD; encoded by the coding sequence ATGGATTTAAAAACGGCCGTATTTTGTAGTGAAAAATTCGCCCAGCATCGTCCCCCCTCGGGTCATCCCGAATCCCCGGCGCGCATCACCCAACTGCTTCCCAAATTAAGAGAAGATTTTCTCCATTCAGTTCTCTGGATAGAACCTACGGCTGCTCCTGAACAGTGGATTCAAAGGGTTCACACCCCCCAGTACATAGAAAGGGTAAGAAAAACCCAGAAGGGTCCCATGGTCTTGCTCGATGGGGGAGATACCTTTGCTTACGGTCCTTCTTACGAAGTTGCCCTCCTTGCCGTGGGAGCAGCATTAAATGCGGTAGATAAAGTGATGTCCAAGGAAATAAAAAATGCTTTCTGTTTTGTCCGTCCTCCTGGACATCATGCTTTGGCTAACGCGGCAATGGGTTTTTGCCTGTTTAACACGGTGGCCATAGCCGCTAGGTACGCCTTGGAAAAACATGGATTGAAAAAGGTTTTTATCCTTGATTGGGATGTCCATCACGGCAATGGAACCCAGGATATTTTTTATGAAGACCCTCAAGTGTTTTATGCCAGTCTCCATCAATTTCCCCATTATCCCGGCACGGGGAAATCAACCGAAATAGGCAAAAACGAAGGCTTGGGGTACACCCTGAATTTGTGCATGCCCAGGGGAGCATCGGATAGCCACTACGAAAAGGCTTTTGATGAAAAGATTATTCCGGCAATAGAGAGTTTTAAACCTGATATGATCTTGATTTCCGCAGGTTTTGATGCCCACAAGGACGATCCTTTGGGAGAAATTTATCTTACTGAACAGGGTTTTGAAAAGATGACCCGGCTGATCAAGGAGGCGGCGGAACGCCATTGTCAAGGCAGAATGATTTCTGTTTTGGAAGGGGGTTATAACATAGAAAGTCTTTATAAGTCCATTAAAAGCCATCTCCAAGCTCTTCTAGCGGACTAG
- a CDS encoding cytochrome C, with translation MKDFFYTVLLFCFFLLGSSWGVEEGLDILPLAKEEALPPAPPSPRRHANSKMGEMIQHGKYLVEAVALCAECHTPRDENGLIMDKWLQGASLPWVSKLSVNNWASYAGPLVGLPEGWKEADMVQYLETGMLPGGGYSKLPMPPYRMSHKDALAIALYLESLKDENPKRDSSTIKNEDNAPFPDNP, from the coding sequence GTGAAAGACTTTTTTTACACGGTTCTATTATTTTGTTTTTTTCTGCTCGGTTCATCGTGGGGCGTTGAAGAAGGGCTCGACATTCTTCCCCTGGCCAAAGAGGAAGCTTTGCCCCCCGCTCCCCCTTCTCCCAGGCGGCACGCTAATTCCAAGATGGGAGAAATGATTCAACATGGCAAATACCTGGTCGAAGCCGTGGCTCTCTGTGCGGAATGTCATACTCCAAGGGATGAAAATGGGTTGATCATGGATAAATGGCTTCAAGGAGCCTCTTTACCCTGGGTAAGTAAACTTTCTGTCAACAACTGGGCAAGTTATGCTGGTCCCCTTGTTGGATTACCCGAAGGTTGGAAAGAGGCCGACATGGTTCAATACCTGGAGACGGGGATGCTCCCCGGTGGAGGATATTCCAAGTTGCCCATGCCTCCTTACCGGATGAGTCACAAGGATGCCTTGGCCATTGCTCTTTACCTGGAAAGCCTGAAGGATGAAAATCCTAAAAGGGATTCTTCAACCATTAAAAATGAAGACAACGCACCGTTTCCCGATAATCCCTAA
- the thrB gene encoding homoserine kinase has protein sequence MSISPQKKISRCWVKIPATTTNFGPGFDTFGAALSLYNVIVLERTQQQAPPWSDSPAMVVETLKGFEKKTGASLPFFKWSLHSQIPQARGLGSSATVRLGFLAGLNALAGFPLSKEEMLECAIELEGHPDNVTPAFLGGFILCGPKKVLRTRIDSKLFFVAFVPQVEISTELSRKILPPEIKLKEAVQNLQRASMIAVCFFEKRYKDLAGLFVDYFHEPYRLASIPYWAELKRAALEAGALGFYLSGSGSTLMAIAYEDPTAVVQALKSESSRRSLSGELLVLKPDNIGLRLSYR, from the coding sequence ATGTCGATATCGCCTCAAAAAAAAATAAGCCGGTGCTGGGTTAAGATTCCCGCAACCACGACGAACTTTGGTCCGGGCTTCGATACTTTTGGGGCTGCCCTTAGCCTCTACAACGTGATCGTTCTTGAGAGAACCCAACAACAAGCTCCTCCCTGGTCTGATTCTCCCGCCATGGTTGTCGAAACCCTTAAGGGGTTTGAAAAAAAAACGGGGGCTTCCCTTCCCTTTTTTAAATGGTCCCTGCATTCCCAGATTCCTCAAGCCCGTGGGCTAGGAAGCAGTGCCACGGTTCGGTTGGGATTTCTTGCCGGTTTGAATGCCTTGGCTGGCTTTCCGCTCAGCAAAGAAGAGATGCTTGAGTGTGCTATTGAGCTTGAGGGCCATCCCGATAACGTCACACCCGCATTTCTCGGGGGTTTTATTCTTTGTGGACCTAAAAAAGTTTTGCGAACCAGGATAGACTCCAAGCTTTTTTTCGTCGCTTTTGTACCCCAAGTAGAAATATCTACCGAGCTGTCCCGGAAAATTTTACCTCCTGAAATCAAGTTAAAGGAAGCGGTCCAAAATCTCCAAAGAGCCTCGATGATAGCGGTATGCTTTTTCGAAAAAAGGTACAAGGATCTTGCTGGATTATTTGTAGATTATTTTCATGAACCCTATAGGCTGGCTTCCATTCCCTATTGGGCAGAGCTAAAGAGGGCTGCCTTGGAGGCTGGAGCCCTGGGGTTTTATTTAAGCGGGTCAGGTTCTACCCTGATGGCCATCGCCTATGAAGATCCAACGGCGGTTGTCCAAGCTTTAAAAAGTGAATCTTCAAGGAGATCCCTTTCAGGAGAACTGCTCGTTTTAAAACCGGATAATATCGGGCTTCGTCTTTCTTATCGTTAA
- a CDS encoding rhomboid family intramembrane serine protease, with translation MKKDKMILVKDSSSLYFLKTLPWVTQALTTLLFIFYFIQITFLFVFGSTWFRSFFALTTDGVLHGRLWEFLTYAFLHDEVEPPHLLTNAIVIYFLGNQLEKVLGHLRLALLFLGGAISGGLGWYFFGGPMHEHGLIGASGVVFSFLLAFAFCLQEIWIRSIIFNQDIDSNRFIFNPNFFLIIQVLVLVFVIFEALCVVFDIPTGSSHTAHLAGAIFGYLYLKLWPVRSYQSSCPRAQSLR, from the coding sequence ATGAAAAAAGATAAGATGATTTTGGTTAAGGACAGTTCTTCTCTCTATTTTTTAAAAACATTGCCTTGGGTAACTCAAGCTCTGACGACTTTGCTTTTTATTTTTTATTTTATCCAGATTACTTTTTTATTTGTTTTTGGATCAACGTGGTTTAGGTCATTTTTTGCCCTCACCACGGATGGCGTTCTCCATGGGCGACTATGGGAGTTCCTCACTTATGCCTTTCTTCACGACGAGGTGGAACCTCCTCATCTGCTTACCAATGCCATTGTCATTTATTTTCTTGGGAACCAGTTGGAAAAAGTTCTCGGACATTTGAGACTTGCCTTGCTTTTTTTGGGGGGAGCCATTTCCGGAGGACTAGGATGGTATTTTTTTGGAGGCCCTATGCACGAGCATGGGTTGATTGGAGCCAGTGGGGTTGTGTTTTCTTTTCTTCTTGCCTTTGCCTTTTGCCTTCAAGAGATTTGGATAAGAAGCATCATTTTTAATCAGGACATTGATTCAAACCGGTTTATCTTTAATCCTAATTTTTTTCTCATCATTCAAGTTCTTGTCCTTGTGTTCGTTATTTTTGAAGCCCTTTGTGTTGTTTTTGATATACCTACGGGCTCTTCGCATACCGCCCATTTAGCAGGAGCCATTTTTGGATACCTCTACTTGAAGTTGTGGCCCGTGAGGTCCTATCAATCCTCCTGCCCTCGGGCTCAAAGCCTTCGATAA
- the nadC gene encoding carboxylating nicotinate-nucleotide diphosphorylase: protein MEIKKNSPLYSIPEFILKKIIQQSLEEDIALADLTSSLLISQDTEAKAQVIVREQAILCGLPLVKMVFSFIDPSVECLFFSEDGREVGKNTPVMEISGKAQSLLLGERVALNFLSHLCGVSTLTSQFVQAVKGTKTRILDTRKTLPGLRMLQKYAVICGGGANHRFSLGDHILIKDNHIALLKKKHGAGWLEWIKSQLGGVRCQKPFIKVEIEASSLEEVSLFCELSPDIIMLDNMDVEEIARALEIIGNKTLVEVSGRVDKEKLTAVSRLGVDFISLGLLTHSARAIDVSMDIV from the coding sequence ATGGAAATAAAAAAAAACTCCCCCCTGTATTCTATTCCTGAATTTATTCTTAAGAAAATTATTCAGCAAAGTTTAGAAGAGGATATAGCACTAGCCGACCTGACTTCTTCTTTATTGATTTCCCAAGATACAGAAGCAAAAGCTCAAGTTATTGTCCGCGAACAGGCAATCCTCTGTGGGCTTCCCTTGGTCAAAATGGTATTCTCTTTTATTGATCCCTCTGTAGAATGCCTCTTTTTTTCGGAGGATGGCCGGGAAGTGGGAAAAAATACTCCCGTGATGGAAATCTCCGGAAAGGCCCAAAGCTTACTCCTGGGGGAGAGGGTGGCGCTCAATTTCTTATCCCATCTTTGCGGTGTGTCTACCTTGACGAGCCAGTTTGTTCAAGCCGTCAAGGGAACAAAAACGAGAATTCTCGATACCCGTAAAACCCTGCCTGGATTGAGAATGCTCCAGAAATACGCGGTCATTTGCGGAGGAGGGGCAAACCACCGGTTCTCCCTTGGAGATCATATTCTCATCAAGGATAACCACATAGCCCTTCTCAAGAAGAAACATGGGGCAGGTTGGCTTGAGTGGATAAAAAGCCAGCTTGGCGGCGTTAGATGTCAAAAACCTTTTATTAAGGTAGAAATTGAAGCTTCCTCTCTCGAAGAAGTCAGCCTTTTTTGCGAGCTGTCTCCCGACATCATCATGCTTGATAATATGGATGTAGAGGAGATTGCAAGAGCACTGGAGATTATAGGGAATAAGACCTTGGTCGAGGTGTCGGGAAGAGTGGATAAAGAAAAACTAACAGCGGTAAGTCGGCTGGGAGTCGATTTTATTTCTCTTGGACTTCTCACCCATAGTGCTCGGGCTATCGATGTTTCCATGGATATTGTTTGA
- a CDS encoding DUF4388 domain-containing protein gives MLFGKIKSIPLPQIAKMIEEKSGVVEIKTPKNELYKLHFSNRQFLGAETENGWVEDIFTLRALLLELTDKQESSFFFKETAVDSQNRALMLPIEQFIIASLHSLRTKYQKTIADFYPDPDTVFLSTGADPSFLGSDLFAFWIEAQPFFSRGTTAKELLKYLFFPLEDILFYIYTLHLLEMIRLSDKKRVFQLPLVEHPLLNSIESKTPNDNLSPANLVEEKPSSSLAERTEIQAIQVYQSDQQQKKGLLKRLIYSFKNFFRKMYE, from the coding sequence ATGCTCTTTGGAAAAATAAAATCGATTCCGCTTCCTCAAATCGCCAAAATGATAGAAGAAAAAAGCGGAGTGGTTGAAATAAAAACGCCAAAAAATGAACTTTACAAGCTTCATTTTTCAAATCGGCAGTTCTTGGGAGCTGAAACAGAAAACGGCTGGGTAGAAGATATTTTTACATTGAGAGCCCTCCTCTTAGAGCTTACGGATAAGCAGGAAAGTTCCTTTTTTTTTAAGGAAACAGCCGTCGACAGTCAAAATCGAGCCTTGATGCTGCCCATAGAGCAATTTATCATCGCCTCTCTTCATTCTCTTAGGACCAAGTACCAAAAAACCATTGCCGATTTTTACCCCGATCCTGATACCGTTTTTCTTTCCACCGGCGCCGATCCCAGTTTCCTGGGAAGCGATCTTTTCGCCTTTTGGATAGAAGCTCAACCTTTTTTTTCTCGAGGAACAACCGCAAAAGAACTATTAAAGTACCTCTTTTTTCCTTTAGAAGACATCCTGTTTTATATCTATACACTCCATTTACTCGAAATGATCAGGTTATCGGATAAAAAAAGAGTATTTCAACTCCCCCTGGTAGAACATCCCCTTCTCAATAGTATAGAGAGTAAAACCCCCAACGATAACCTGAGTCCTGCCAACCTCGTAGAAGAAAAGCCTTCTTCATCCCTTGCGGAAAGAACAGAGATCCAGGCGATCCAAGTTTATCAATCTGACCAACAGCAGAAAAAAGGCTTGCTTAAGCGATTGATTTATAGTTTTAAGAACTTCTTTAGGAAAATGTATGAATGA
- a CDS encoding GTP-binding protein, producing the protein MNENIIKIFVTGPSGAGKTTFIRSISQSEVITTDVPCTDLKGKKETTVAMDYGSLSLERYSIHLFGSPGQDRFDFTWDILREGAIGIVMLVGGHDPSQLPSLKKIHDKFVTESSIPYILGVTHQDLTEVWTPEEIARYLDIDPFLCVGINALDENSATDVLVRLFELIEKGMKE; encoded by the coding sequence ATGAATGAGAACATCATTAAAATTTTTGTGACGGGACCTTCCGGAGCGGGGAAAACGACTTTTATTCGTTCGATAAGCCAATCTGAAGTAATAACCACCGATGTGCCTTGTACGGATTTAAAGGGGAAAAAAGAAACCACGGTAGCCATGGACTACGGCTCTCTCAGCCTGGAGCGGTATTCGATCCATCTTTTTGGTTCGCCCGGGCAAGACCGTTTCGACTTTACCTGGGATATACTCAGGGAAGGGGCGATAGGCATCGTTATGCTCGTAGGAGGGCATGATCCCAGCCAGCTGCCTTCCTTAAAAAAAATCCATGATAAATTTGTGACCGAGTCCTCTATACCCTACATTTTAGGGGTTACTCACCAGGACTTGACAGAAGTATGGACACCGGAAGAAATAGCCCGCTATCTCGATATTGATCCCTTTCTTTGCGTGGGAATCAATGCCTTGGATGAAAACAGTGCAACAGATGTCCTTGTACGCCTTTTCGAACTCATCGAAAAGGGAATGAAAGAATAA
- a CDS encoding roadblock/LC7 domain-containing protein yields MSISEELNMVLGSLRSAVPEINAALIATTDGLPVAHSLSSGDPNRLSAMAATALGLGKRICETYGGGEFRENTVSGSEGQMFIYSAGGKAVLGVITKTGGNVGLIHLEAREAANKIAVILSRGM; encoded by the coding sequence ATGTCTATTTCCGAGGAATTAAACATGGTTCTGGGAAGTTTAAGAAGTGCTGTTCCCGAGATTAATGCAGCCTTAATAGCAACAACAGATGGACTGCCTGTTGCCCATTCCCTGAGTTCAGGAGATCCTAATCGTCTCTCGGCCATGGCTGCAACAGCTTTGGGACTAGGCAAAAGAATATGTGAAACGTACGGAGGAGGAGAGTTCAGAGAAAATACCGTGTCGGGTTCTGAAGGCCAGATGTTTATCTATTCTGCTGGCGGCAAAGCGGTGCTTGGAGTCATAACAAAAACAGGGGGAAACGTGGGGCTCATCCATCTTGAAGCCAGAGAGGCGGCAAATAAAATTGCGGTGATTCTCAGCAGGGGGATGTAA
- the atpB gene encoding F0F1 ATP synthase subunit A, whose translation MILGFIASISEGKAEPLVQPAAETLFWIGFLPVTSSMIQTWIVMGILFLIIRLGTLRLSLIPGGLQNAIEAAVEGLEKLTRGLLEPKVADWAFPLVATYFIFIVFSNITDLLPGVGSIGYGEKDPSRALPFAIKHTSVPLFRPPTSDANMTTAMALIFFVMSTFWAFRYHHGIKGVLSHIFGVKGGFRGWIVVPLTVLFAAVGLMEIISILIRPVALAMRLYGNIYGGETVLHMMTGILWGLPAVPFYFFEFMVAIIQALIFTLLSIVFTGTLCSHFGEEVSKES comes from the coding sequence ATGATTTTGGGCTTTATTGCTTCTATTTCCGAGGGGAAAGCCGAGCCGCTCGTTCAGCCGGCGGCGGAGACCCTTTTTTGGATCGGGTTCCTTCCCGTAACCAGTTCCATGATCCAGACTTGGATTGTCATGGGGATACTCTTTTTAATTATACGGCTCGGCACCCTTAGGCTATCCCTTATTCCCGGAGGGCTTCAGAATGCTATTGAAGCAGCCGTGGAGGGCTTAGAAAAACTGACCCGAGGCCTTCTTGAACCCAAGGTAGCCGATTGGGCATTTCCCCTGGTTGCCACCTATTTCATCTTTATCGTTTTTTCCAACATCACGGATCTTCTTCCCGGGGTAGGGAGCATTGGTTACGGAGAAAAAGACCCGAGCCGAGCCCTTCCTTTTGCCATAAAACATACTTCGGTTCCTCTTTTTAGACCTCCCACTTCGGACGCCAATATGACTACGGCCATGGCTTTAATTTTCTTCGTGATGAGTACCTTTTGGGCATTTCGATACCATCATGGGATCAAGGGGGTCTTAAGTCATATTTTTGGTGTTAAAGGGGGATTCAGAGGATGGATAGTTGTCCCTCTTACCGTTCTATTTGCTGCCGTAGGCTTAATGGAAATTATTTCCATATTGATACGCCCTGTCGCCCTGGCGATGCGGTTATATGGCAATATCTATGGGGGGGAAACCGTCTTACACATGATGACGGGGATTTTATGGGGATTGCCGGCAGTACCTTTCTATTTCTTTGAATTTATGGTAGCTATAATCCAGGCATTAATCTTTACGCTACTTTCCATTGTCTTTACCGGGACCCTTTGTTCCCATTTCGGTGAAGAAGTTTCAAAAGAAAGTTAA
- a CDS encoding ATPase: MLFLAQMVSGNVAIGLAALGGAVGVGLAALGAAGAIGRNPGAFGLVFTTALLGMALSEGLAILVFFVVGK, encoded by the coding sequence ATGTTGTTCTTAGCTCAAATGGTTTCGGGAAATGTAGCCATTGGTTTGGCTGCTTTAGGTGGTGCCGTTGGTGTAGGGCTTGCAGCTCTTGGAGCTGCAGGAGCAATTGGAAGAAATCCGGGGGCCTTTGGACTTGTATTTACAACAGCATTGCTGGGCATGGCCTTGTCCGAGGGACTAGCCATATTGGTCTTTTTCGTAGTCGGAAAATAA
- the atpF gene encoding F0F1 ATP synthase subunit B, with product MEETLHQLGIEWNKLIAQIINFVIVLWVLNRFAFKPVLKILEERRKKIAESLQNAEKIKQELAEAEEARKEILRKANEQASFIVAEAQKVASYQGEKKIQEAVEEAKRVLKKAEESAKLEREKAKEEMRREILNLVIEITSKVVGKTLTLDDQERLKNEVLSKLPQKEGHEAYSRN from the coding sequence ATGGAAGAGACCTTGCATCAACTGGGGATAGAATGGAACAAGCTCATAGCCCAAATCATCAATTTTGTCATCGTGCTTTGGGTGCTCAACCGTTTTGCTTTCAAGCCGGTTCTCAAAATTTTGGAAGAGAGGAGAAAAAAAATTGCTGAAAGTCTCCAAAATGCGGAAAAGATAAAACAAGAACTGGCTGAAGCCGAAGAAGCCAGAAAAGAAATACTGCGTAAGGCAAACGAGCAAGCCTCATTCATCGTTGCTGAAGCGCAAAAAGTGGCTTCATACCAGGGTGAAAAGAAAATTCAAGAAGCTGTTGAAGAAGCAAAGAGGGTTCTAAAAAAGGCCGAAGAGAGCGCTAAGCTCGAAAGAGAAAAAGCCAAGGAAGAAATGCGCAGGGAAATTTTGAACCTTGTCATCGAAATCACCTCGAAAGTCGTAGGTAAAACGTTGACCTTGGATGACCAGGAAAGGTTGAAAAACGAAGTCCTAAGCAAGCTGCCCCAAAAAGAGGGCCATGAAGCCTATTCCAGAAATTAA
- a CDS encoding F0F1 ATP synthase subunit delta encodes MKISREAKRQAKVLFKYCLKDGSVDTEKLKELISRLLAEKPRRYLEVLERLKQLVAHEVAKKTYVVQSSTELPDQGKLVFDQLEKIFGPALDKKYQICPELIGGIRIQVGSDVWDGSIAYRLKNIEAILNK; translated from the coding sequence ATGAAAATTAGTCGAGAAGCGAAGCGCCAAGCTAAGGTTCTTTTTAAGTACTGTTTAAAAGACGGTTCAGTGGATACAGAAAAACTTAAGGAACTCATAAGCAGGTTATTGGCGGAAAAGCCGAGGCGTTACCTGGAAGTTCTGGAAAGACTTAAACAGCTTGTAGCCCACGAAGTAGCCAAAAAGACATACGTGGTCCAGAGTTCTACGGAGCTTCCCGACCAGGGCAAGTTGGTTTTTGATCAGCTTGAAAAAATCTTCGGTCCAGCCTTAGATAAGAAATACCAGATCTGCCCGGAACTTATTGGGGGCATAAGAATCCAGGTGGGTAGCGATGTCTGGGATGGTTCAATCGCCTACAGGCTCAAAAATATAGAGGCGATTTTAAATAAATAA